The following coding sequences lie in one Tachysurus fulvidraco isolate hzauxx_2018 chromosome 19, HZAU_PFXX_2.0, whole genome shotgun sequence genomic window:
- the LOC113647264 gene encoding protein mono-ADP-ribosyltransferase PARP12-like isoform X1, producing MSTVMASIMKQICENNGSMLYDDLVSEYRSGLSGNWYNSVFIDRVLEGNESLVTVLINGQKTVIAKTGVKLCRAKNCNGCMNLHLCKFFLFGDCQYGRGRRGCRFSHDLQTEQNAKVLKNHGLDQLDRRELCILLLQSDNSILPPVCHSYNNGTGLYGRCPDGENCKRLHICEKYLRGQCQCSRAHDFYEPHPLKTLQDRGVPTELMASMKTTYSNIETLRIMAKATLPQNVQEHSSKRSTRNNNWQNRPSVDAHATGSGVSRPKREKKEICMYFIKGHCRNGDNCFKEHSKVPYKWEVKEGFNWVALPDNEGIEKDYCNPAKTYSSGICFDTMIRGCDVVRRLSTVSSVIQPNYILTTCWAWYWEDEFGNWIQYAASSGGHNTASITSEELEQKFTQDNKAEIEFTAGSQTYTLSFQDMIQTNKHYMTKKLVRRRPVFVSAADAEISRTTKPVPTSSPMKTLPSHWNKALTPEIGYKKIQLQNDSNEYSAIERLFKTTMKGFSIQQIERIQNRGLWEVFQWQKDQMKKTNSGKNAVEKQLFHGTNSKHIDAICLNNFDWRICGTHGTAYGKGSYFARDANYSHGYTGDSTTRCMFVCRVLVGDYTAGHSSYTRPPSKDGGDTNFYNSCVNDVQNPSIFVVFEKHQIYPEYLITYSDVQSQPSSPYYTPSAVNRRVVPPSTSTYKPRPVPIVTPTYRPQTSTASYSSQYSYARSSTPQPPKQDNSCIIC from the exons ATGTCCACAGTGATGGCGTCTATAATGAAGCAGATATGTGAGAATAATGGCTCTATGCTTTATGATGACTTAGTATCTGAATATAGAAGCGGATTAAGTGGTAACTGGTATAACAGCGTCTTCATCGATCGAGTTCTTGAAGGAAACGAATCTCTCGTAACGGTTTTGATAAACGGACAGAAAACAGTCATCGCTAAAACCGGAGTAAAGCTGTGCAGGGCGAAGAACTGCAACGGATGCATGAATTTACACCTGTGCAAGTTCTTCTTATTCGGTGACTGTCAGTACGGAAGAGGAAG ACGAGGATGTCGTTTCAGTCATGACCTACAGACGGAGCAAAATGCTAAAGTCCTTAAGAATCATGGCCTGGATCAGCTGGACAGGAGAGAGCTCTGTATCTTACTGCTCCAGAGCGACAACAGCATCCTACCTCca GTCTGTCATTCTTACAACAACGGCACGGGCCTGTACGGGAGATGCCCGGACGGCGAGAACTGCAAACGGCTGCATATTTGCGAAAAGTACCTGAGAGGCCAGTGCCAGTGTTCACGAGCACACGATTTCTATGAACCCCATCCTCTGAAAACGCTGCAGGATCGAGGTGTTCCCACTGAGCTCATGGCATCTATGAAGACTACCTACTCAAACATCGAGACCTTAAGGATAATGGCTAAAGCCACGTTACCGCAAAATGTTCAAGAGCACAGCAGCAAGAGATCCACCAGAAATAACAACTGGCAGAATCGGCCATCCGTCGATGCGCATGCTACAGGTAGTGGAGTCTCCAGGCCCAAAAGAG AGAAAAAAGAGATCTGTATGTACTTTATCAAAGGACATTGCAGGAACGGAG ATAATTGTTTTAAAGAGCACTCCAAGGTGCCGTATAAATGGGAGGTGAAGGAGGGATTCAACTGGGTAGCTCTTCCTGACAACGAGGGTATAGAGAAAGATTACTGTAACCCAGCTAAAACATACAG CTCTGGAATCTGCTTTGACACAATGATCCGTGGGTGTGACGTGGTGCGGCGTCTCTCGACAGTGTCCTCTGTAATTCAACCCAACTACATCCTCACCACCTGTTGGGCGTGGTACTGGGAGGATGAGTTTGGTAACTGGATCCAGTATGCTGCATCA AGCGGAGGCCACAACACGGCTTCCATCACCAGCGAGGAGCTGGAGCAGAAGTTTACCCAGGACAACAAAGCAGAGATAGAGTTCACGGCTGGCTCGCAAACGTACACGCTCAGCTTCCAAG ATATGATACAGACAAACAAGCACTACATGACCAAGAAGCTTGTAAGGCGTCGACCCGTATTCGTGTCAGCAGCAGATGCAGAAATAAGCAGAACGAC CAAACCAGTTCCAACCAGCAGTCCGATGAAAACGCTGCCAAGCCACTGGAACAAAGCGCTGACACCTGAGATCGGTTATAAG AAAATACAACTGCAGAATGATTCGAATGAATACAGCGCAATCGAGCGTCTGTTCAAAACCACCATGAAAGGTTTTAGCATTCAGCAGATTGAGAGGATACAAAACCGAGGCCTTTGGGAAGTGTTTCAATG GCAGAAGGATCAGATGAAAAAGACTAACTCTGGGAAGAACGCTGTAGAAAAACAGCTGTTCCATGGGACAAACTCCAAGCACATTGATGCCATCTGCCTCAATAATTTTGACTGGAGAATCTGCGGTACTCACGGCACGGCCTACGGGAAAG GGAGCTATTTTGCCAGAGATGCGAACTACTCACACGGCTACACCGGAGACTCCACAACACGCTGCATGTTCGTCTGCCGTGTCCTAGTGGGTGACTACACCGCTGGCCATTCAAGCTACACCCGCCCTCCCTCCAAAGACGGAGGAGACACCAACTTTTACAACAGCTGCGTGAATGACGTCCAAAACCCCTCCATATTCGTAGTGTTTGAGAAGCATCAGATCTATCCTGAGTATCTCATTACATACAGTGATGTACAGAGTCAGCCATCATCCCCATATTACACCCCTTCTGCAGTCAACAGACGGGTTGTTCCTCCTTCAACTTCTACATATAAGCCCAGGCCTGTACCTATAGTAACTCCGACATATCGACCCCAAACCTCTACAGCATCATATTCTTCACAGTATTCATACGCAAGATCTTCTACACCTCAGCCACCCAAACAAGACAACTCCTGCATTATCTGCTAA
- the LOC113647264 gene encoding protein mono-ADP-ribosyltransferase PARP12-like isoform X2, whose amino-acid sequence MLDFCIQLRGCRFSHDLQTEQNAKVLKNHGLDQLDRRELCILLLQSDNSILPPVCHSYNNGTGLYGRCPDGENCKRLHICEKYLRGQCQCSRAHDFYEPHPLKTLQDRGVPTELMASMKTTYSNIETLRIMAKATLPQNVQEHSSKRSTRNNNWQNRPSVDAHATGSGVSRPKREKKEICMYFIKGHCRNGDNCFKEHSKVPYKWEVKEGFNWVALPDNEGIEKDYCNPAKTYSSGICFDTMIRGCDVVRRLSTVSSVIQPNYILTTCWAWYWEDEFGNWIQYAASSGGHNTASITSEELEQKFTQDNKAEIEFTAGSQTYTLSFQDMIQTNKHYMTKKLVRRRPVFVSAADAEISRTTKPVPTSSPMKTLPSHWNKALTPEIGYKKIQLQNDSNEYSAIERLFKTTMKGFSIQQIERIQNRGLWEVFQWQKDQMKKTNSGKNAVEKQLFHGTNSKHIDAICLNNFDWRICGTHGTAYGKGSYFARDANYSHGYTGDSTTRCMFVCRVLVGDYTAGHSSYTRPPSKDGGDTNFYNSCVNDVQNPSIFVVFEKHQIYPEYLITYSDVQSQPSSPYYTPSAVNRRVVPPSTSTYKPRPVPIVTPTYRPQTSTASYSSQYSYARSSTPQPPKQDNSCIIC is encoded by the exons ATGCTTGATTTTTGCATACAACT ACGAGGATGTCGTTTCAGTCATGACCTACAGACGGAGCAAAATGCTAAAGTCCTTAAGAATCATGGCCTGGATCAGCTGGACAGGAGAGAGCTCTGTATCTTACTGCTCCAGAGCGACAACAGCATCCTACCTCca GTCTGTCATTCTTACAACAACGGCACGGGCCTGTACGGGAGATGCCCGGACGGCGAGAACTGCAAACGGCTGCATATTTGCGAAAAGTACCTGAGAGGCCAGTGCCAGTGTTCACGAGCACACGATTTCTATGAACCCCATCCTCTGAAAACGCTGCAGGATCGAGGTGTTCCCACTGAGCTCATGGCATCTATGAAGACTACCTACTCAAACATCGAGACCTTAAGGATAATGGCTAAAGCCACGTTACCGCAAAATGTTCAAGAGCACAGCAGCAAGAGATCCACCAGAAATAACAACTGGCAGAATCGGCCATCCGTCGATGCGCATGCTACAGGTAGTGGAGTCTCCAGGCCCAAAAGAG AGAAAAAAGAGATCTGTATGTACTTTATCAAAGGACATTGCAGGAACGGAG ATAATTGTTTTAAAGAGCACTCCAAGGTGCCGTATAAATGGGAGGTGAAGGAGGGATTCAACTGGGTAGCTCTTCCTGACAACGAGGGTATAGAGAAAGATTACTGTAACCCAGCTAAAACATACAG CTCTGGAATCTGCTTTGACACAATGATCCGTGGGTGTGACGTGGTGCGGCGTCTCTCGACAGTGTCCTCTGTAATTCAACCCAACTACATCCTCACCACCTGTTGGGCGTGGTACTGGGAGGATGAGTTTGGTAACTGGATCCAGTATGCTGCATCA AGCGGAGGCCACAACACGGCTTCCATCACCAGCGAGGAGCTGGAGCAGAAGTTTACCCAGGACAACAAAGCAGAGATAGAGTTCACGGCTGGCTCGCAAACGTACACGCTCAGCTTCCAAG ATATGATACAGACAAACAAGCACTACATGACCAAGAAGCTTGTAAGGCGTCGACCCGTATTCGTGTCAGCAGCAGATGCAGAAATAAGCAGAACGAC CAAACCAGTTCCAACCAGCAGTCCGATGAAAACGCTGCCAAGCCACTGGAACAAAGCGCTGACACCTGAGATCGGTTATAAG AAAATACAACTGCAGAATGATTCGAATGAATACAGCGCAATCGAGCGTCTGTTCAAAACCACCATGAAAGGTTTTAGCATTCAGCAGATTGAGAGGATACAAAACCGAGGCCTTTGGGAAGTGTTTCAATG GCAGAAGGATCAGATGAAAAAGACTAACTCTGGGAAGAACGCTGTAGAAAAACAGCTGTTCCATGGGACAAACTCCAAGCACATTGATGCCATCTGCCTCAATAATTTTGACTGGAGAATCTGCGGTACTCACGGCACGGCCTACGGGAAAG GGAGCTATTTTGCCAGAGATGCGAACTACTCACACGGCTACACCGGAGACTCCACAACACGCTGCATGTTCGTCTGCCGTGTCCTAGTGGGTGACTACACCGCTGGCCATTCAAGCTACACCCGCCCTCCCTCCAAAGACGGAGGAGACACCAACTTTTACAACAGCTGCGTGAATGACGTCCAAAACCCCTCCATATTCGTAGTGTTTGAGAAGCATCAGATCTATCCTGAGTATCTCATTACATACAGTGATGTACAGAGTCAGCCATCATCCCCATATTACACCCCTTCTGCAGTCAACAGACGGGTTGTTCCTCCTTCAACTTCTACATATAAGCCCAGGCCTGTACCTATAGTAACTCCGACATATCGACCCCAAACCTCTACAGCATCATATTCTTCACAGTATTCATACGCAAGATCTTCTACACCTCAGCCACCCAAACAAGACAACTCCTGCATTATCTGCTAA